The Longimicrobium sp. genome contains a region encoding:
- the bla gene encoding class A beta-lactamase has protein sequence MSFHRPALFIAALLGCAAPALAQNRASPAMAQLRAQLETHARATGGVVGLRAVHLETGETVALRATERFFMSSVTKLPLAVAVLRRVDRGEIRLGDTVSIPVSGMSRGPSPIRDRNPNGARMTVEALVRSAVSVSDNTANDALQRLMGGPSAVTAELARGGIRGVRVDRPYTRLTRELSPNRLRGDDPRDTMTPDGAVALLRAIWAGPLLSPASRERLVGYMTRSENPANRIVAGVPAGTPVAHKTGTWGGDAGIGAINDIGIITLPDGKGHVLLTIFVRNPSGQTAQVAPHMAAMARTVYEHWARR, from the coding sequence ATGAGCTTCCATCGCCCCGCGCTGTTCATCGCCGCTCTGCTCGGCTGCGCGGCACCCGCCCTGGCACAAAACCGCGCCTCACCCGCGATGGCGCAGCTTCGAGCCCAGCTGGAGACGCACGCCCGCGCGACGGGCGGAGTCGTGGGCCTGCGCGCCGTGCACCTGGAGACGGGCGAAACGGTCGCCCTGCGCGCGACGGAGCGCTTCTTCATGTCGAGCGTCACCAAGCTGCCCCTCGCCGTCGCCGTGCTGCGCAGGGTGGACCGCGGCGAGATCCGGCTGGGCGACACCGTGAGCATCCCCGTGTCCGGGATGTCGCGGGGCCCCAGCCCCATCCGCGACCGAAACCCCAACGGCGCCCGCATGACCGTGGAGGCCCTCGTGCGCAGCGCCGTCTCGGTGAGCGACAACACCGCCAACGACGCGCTGCAGCGCCTGATGGGCGGGCCGTCCGCGGTCACGGCGGAGCTGGCGCGCGGCGGCATCCGCGGCGTGCGCGTGGACCGTCCCTACACGCGCCTCACCCGCGAGCTCTCGCCGAACCGCCTGCGCGGGGACGATCCGCGCGACACCATGACGCCCGACGGCGCGGTGGCGCTCCTCCGCGCCATCTGGGCGGGCCCGCTCCTCTCCCCCGCCAGCCGTGAGCGCCTCGTCGGGTACATGACGCGCAGCGAGAACCCGGCGAACCGCATCGTAGCAGGCGTCCCCGCGGGCACGCCCGTCGCGCACAAGACCGGCACCTGGGGCGGCGATGCGGGGATCGGCGCGATCAACGACATCGGGATCATCACCCTGCCCGATGGCAAGGGCCACGTCCTCCTGACGATCTTCGTCCGCAACCCGTCCGGACAGACGGCGCAGGTGGCGCCCCACATGGCGGCGATGGCGCGCACCGTATACGAGCACTGGGCGCGGCGCTGA
- a CDS encoding BlaI/MecI/CopY family transcriptional regulator — MPRRDLPLPTEGELRILRVLWDRGASTVRQVLDALPGDDTGYTTVLKLLQIMYTKGLVIRDERERTHVYAAAVPPETTQRQLLADFTEKAFGGSALGLVMHALSPEVASPAELEEIRRMVARLPAPEGE; from the coding sequence ATGCCACGCCGGGACCTTCCGCTGCCCACCGAAGGCGAGCTCCGCATCCTGCGCGTGCTGTGGGATCGCGGCGCGAGCACCGTGCGCCAGGTGCTCGACGCGCTCCCCGGCGACGACACGGGCTACACGACGGTGCTCAAGCTCCTGCAGATCATGTACACGAAAGGGCTGGTGATCCGCGACGAGCGGGAGCGCACGCACGTGTACGCCGCCGCCGTCCCGCCTGAGACGACGCAGCGGCAGCTCCTGGCCGACTTCACCGAGAAGGCGTTCGGCGGCTCCGCGCTGGGGCTGGTGATGCACGCGCTCTCGCCCGAGGTCGCGTCGCCCGCGGAGCTGGAGGAAATCCGGCGGATGGTGGCGCGGCTCCCGGCCCCGGAGGGCGAGTGA
- a CDS encoding M56 family metallopeptidase, which translates to MSAAAHVVGWALVHFVWQGALIALAFAGVNRAARRSAPSIRYWAACAALALMMAAPLATGAWIAGAARAIPAEAAKLSGEGWRTMPLAEAEARPADAAEEAATLAPARLARRTSIAIEPLVPGLAVGWAVGVLLLSLRLLGGWLWVRRLARRGLLPVPAEWSAVLARLRAQLRIRRPVGLWISPHVGGPALIGWLRPVILLPLSASSGLTPRQVELILLHELAHVQRWDYAVNLAQRLAETLLFYHPGVWWISARIREEREHCCDDAVVARASVRDYVLALLAMEEARRPVPALALGAGGASLVARVRRLTNPARRTDTAGRTPVALAAAAALLALAAARPSPAPGHAPSPLPGLCGADAAPAGLTLCAGLGREAAGLLRGTGHAGAVIVQDVATGAVLVSTQSDSVDVTQAALPASLWKLAIAAAWWDRGWPSEDMECPAAATVAGRRISNPGRAPGVRIRVPEEMLVYSCNTAAVEMALRLSRDGGTDRLAAQLGRMGFPVAGPDAREAADPSFWASTSPSFRRAMAPLAATVHVGGAATMADLALGKEAARVTPLHFSRFLQAMGNGGVMRAPTIEAALAGSGASVRVMQPSTAARLQRAMLRTVEAGTARAAAGTQPGAWRLGGKTGTTASPRGVQGDGWFAGLVFDPAGRARYTVLTYLRQGGPGGEAPTRLAAEVAKRAIPGE; encoded by the coding sequence GTGAGCGCGGCGGCGCACGTCGTGGGGTGGGCGCTCGTCCACTTCGTCTGGCAGGGCGCGCTGATCGCGCTCGCCTTCGCGGGGGTGAACCGTGCCGCGCGCCGCTCCGCGCCGTCGATTCGCTACTGGGCCGCATGCGCCGCGCTGGCGCTGATGATGGCCGCGCCGCTCGCGACCGGTGCCTGGATCGCCGGCGCCGCCCGGGCTATACCTGCGGAGGCGGCGAAGCTGTCGGGCGAAGGGTGGCGCACGATGCCGCTCGCGGAGGCGGAAGCGCGTCCCGCGGATGCGGCGGAGGAGGCGGCGACGCTCGCGCCTGCCCGCCTGGCGCGGCGCACCTCCATCGCCATCGAGCCGCTGGTGCCGGGACTGGCGGTGGGATGGGCGGTCGGCGTGCTCCTCCTCTCGCTGCGCCTGCTGGGCGGATGGCTGTGGGTGCGGCGGCTGGCGCGGCGCGGTCTCCTGCCGGTGCCCGCGGAGTGGAGCGCGGTGCTGGCCCGGCTGCGCGCGCAGCTCAGGATCCGGCGTCCCGTCGGCCTCTGGATCTCGCCGCACGTGGGCGGGCCGGCGCTGATCGGCTGGCTGCGCCCTGTGATCCTGCTTCCGCTCAGCGCATCGAGCGGGCTCACTCCGCGCCAGGTGGAGCTCATCCTGCTGCACGAGCTGGCGCACGTGCAGCGCTGGGATTACGCCGTGAACCTCGCGCAGCGGCTCGCGGAGACGCTCCTCTTCTACCATCCCGGCGTGTGGTGGATCTCCGCGCGCATCCGCGAGGAGCGCGAGCACTGCTGCGACGACGCGGTGGTGGCGCGGGCCAGCGTGCGCGACTACGTCCTGGCGCTGCTCGCCATGGAGGAGGCGCGCCGCCCCGTGCCCGCGCTGGCGCTGGGCGCCGGAGGTGCATCGCTCGTGGCGCGCGTGAGGCGCCTGACCAACCCCGCGCGCCGCACCGATACCGCCGGACGGACGCCCGTCGCGCTCGCGGCGGCGGCGGCTCTGCTCGCGCTGGCGGCGGCGCGCCCTTCGCCCGCCCCTGGCCATGCGCCGTCACCGCTCCCGGGTCTATGCGGCGCGGATGCGGCGCCGGCCGGGCTGACGCTGTGCGCGGGGCTGGGCCGCGAGGCGGCGGGGCTGCTGCGCGGCACCGGGCACGCGGGCGCCGTCATCGTGCAGGACGTGGCGACCGGCGCGGTCCTCGTTTCGACGCAGTCCGATTCGGTGGACGTCACGCAGGCCGCGCTCCCGGCATCGTTGTGGAAGCTGGCCATCGCCGCCGCGTGGTGGGATCGCGGCTGGCCGAGCGAGGATATGGAGTGTCCGGCTGCGGCGACAGTGGCGGGGCGCCGCATCTCCAACCCGGGACGGGCTCCCGGCGTGCGCATTCGCGTGCCGGAGGAGATGCTCGTCTACTCGTGCAACACGGCGGCGGTGGAGATGGCGCTGCGGCTGAGCCGCGACGGGGGGACGGATCGGCTCGCGGCGCAGCTCGGGCGCATGGGCTTCCCCGTGGCGGGCCCGGACGCGCGGGAGGCGGCGGACCCGTCGTTCTGGGCGAGCACGTCCCCCAGCTTCCGCCGCGCGATGGCCCCGCTGGCGGCGACCGTCCACGTCGGCGGCGCGGCGACGATGGCGGATCTGGCGCTGGGCAAGGAAGCCGCGCGTGTCACCCCGCTCCACTTCTCGCGCTTCTTGCAGGCGATGGGCAACGGCGGCGTCATGCGCGCGCCGACCATCGAGGCCGCGCTCGCCGGGAGCGGCGCTTCGGTGCGGGTGATGCAGCCCTCGACCGCCGCCAGGCTGCAGCGCGCCATGCTGCGCACGGTCGAGGCGGGGACGGCGCGGGCGGCGGCGGGCACGCAGCCCGGTGCCTGGCGCCTCGGCGGCAAGACCGGCACGACCGCCTCCCCTCGCGGCGTGCAGGGCGACGGGTGGTTCGCGGGGCTCGTCTTCGACCCCGCGGGCCGGGCGCGCTACACCGTGCTCACCTACCTTCGCCAGGGCGGCCCCGGCGGTGAAGCCCCCACGCGCCTCGCCGCCGAGGTCGCGAAGCGCGCGATCCCCGGCGAGTAG
- a CDS encoding GNAT family N-acetyltransferase: MSETEIRIRRAEPGDAAEIHEIFTNPRAVWGTMQIPFPSLEEWKGRLERPPEGAYNLVAVVDGKVVGMLGLHGNPSKPRRRHAASIGMTVHDAWAGRGVGTALMAAAVDLADNWLNVRRIELSVYVDNEPAIRLYRKFGFEVEGTAVGYGFRGGEYVDAHMMARLRP; this comes from the coding sequence ATGAGCGAGACGGAGATCAGGATCAGGCGGGCTGAGCCGGGGGACGCGGCGGAGATCCACGAGATCTTTACGAACCCGCGCGCGGTGTGGGGGACGATGCAGATCCCGTTTCCCAGCCTGGAGGAGTGGAAGGGACGGCTGGAGCGGCCGCCGGAGGGGGCGTACAACCTCGTGGCGGTCGTGGATGGAAAGGTGGTCGGGATGCTGGGGCTGCACGGCAACCCGTCGAAGCCGCGCCGGCGCCACGCGGCTTCGATCGGGATGACGGTGCACGACGCGTGGGCGGGGCGTGGGGTCGGGACCGCTCTCATGGCCGCCGCCGTGGACCTCGCGGACAACTGGCTGAACGTGCGCCGCATCGAGCTCAGCGTCTACGTCGACAACGAGCCGGCGATCCGCCTCTACCGAAAGTTCGGCTTCGAGGTGGAGGGCACCGCCGTCGGCTACGGCTTCCGCGGCGGCGAGTACGTCGATGCCCACATGATGGCCCGCCTGCGGCCGTAG
- a CDS encoding ABC transporter permease — protein MPRPPGFALVRAVRSLVPRHLRDAWLAEWEGELAYAWRRAERSSQNLSAARARLHWRALGASSDALWLWRRHGATGMIGFDLRYAARSLRRRPGFVAVVVLTLALGAGAAAAVFSLVNGVLLRPLPFSQPERLVAIQGRATGGDPEAVSQSSSYADYRDMRAQLRGFEQLAAVRGEDVTLTAPGARPARIGAQLVTASAFPALGMRPVLGRPFLAGDERPGAEPVVMITHALWQRRYGGSPSVLGSRITLDGAPATVVGVLPDEARLTPETEIWLPLVPGPAEESRATHRFTLVGRLRPGVSIERAAREASAVAKRLEEQYPSENAKRGAAVIPLREAIVADARPALLTLFGAVLLVLLIGCANLASLFMARAQSREREMAVRAALGAGRARLTRQWVAESFLLALGGGAAALAVAWAGMRTLVAFVPTAIPRAGEIALDQPVAAFLIGVMAVAAIGFGALPALQYRDASVSLGALREGGRGATAGRRRRRMRQGLVVAEVALATVLAIGAALLVKNLWQLERARLPLRPDGVTFVQLQLPQGRYSDPAKVLDFFDRLRREVAAAPGVRSVSFTFEHPVSEGWTSSFSLVGRPEPPVGMWPESRIRPVSPGYFRTVGLPLVRGTDVSDADRFGTPGSVVVNEAFVREHFPDGDAVGQTINRGQMWWPGQPTHFRIVGVVADEPFRGVGRPADPATYYPQAQFPMNDMWMAVRADGDPAAIARILRERVWRVDRDLPVERVQTLDELLGDAVAEPRFNAALLALFACAALCLAAVGIYGVLSYGVEQRTGEIGVRMALGASRGRVVRQIAAEGAAVATAGAVLGLVAAFALAGVLRSLLVGTEAQDPVVFALVPTLLVAVAITSAWLPARRASRIDPAGALRCER, from the coding sequence ATGCCCCGGCCTCCGGGGTTCGCGCTGGTGCGCGCCGTCCGCTCGCTGGTGCCGCGCCACCTGCGCGACGCATGGCTGGCGGAGTGGGAGGGCGAGCTGGCGTATGCGTGGCGGCGCGCCGAACGAAGCAGCCAGAACCTTTCCGCGGCACGCGCGCGGCTTCACTGGCGCGCGCTGGGGGCGTCGTCCGACGCGCTCTGGCTGTGGCGCAGACACGGAGCGACCGGCATGATCGGCTTCGACCTGCGGTACGCCGCGCGCTCGCTGCGCCGCCGCCCCGGCTTCGTTGCGGTGGTGGTGCTGACTCTTGCCCTGGGCGCCGGCGCCGCGGCGGCGGTCTTCTCGCTCGTAAACGGCGTGCTGCTGAGGCCGCTCCCCTTCTCGCAGCCCGAGCGGCTGGTCGCCATCCAGGGCCGCGCCACGGGGGGCGACCCGGAGGCGGTCTCGCAGTCGTCGTCGTACGCGGACTACCGCGACATGCGCGCCCAGCTCCGCGGCTTCGAGCAGCTGGCGGCCGTGCGCGGCGAGGACGTCACCCTCACCGCGCCCGGCGCGCGGCCGGCGCGGATCGGCGCGCAGCTCGTGACGGCGAGCGCCTTCCCCGCGCTGGGGATGCGCCCCGTGCTCGGCCGCCCCTTCCTGGCGGGCGACGAGCGCCCTGGCGCGGAACCCGTGGTGATGATCACGCACGCCCTCTGGCAGCGCCGCTACGGCGGATCGCCGTCCGTGCTCGGCAGCCGCATAACGCTGGACGGCGCGCCCGCCACCGTCGTCGGCGTGCTGCCGGACGAGGCGCGGCTCACGCCGGAGACGGAGATCTGGCTGCCGCTCGTTCCCGGCCCGGCGGAGGAGTCGCGCGCCACGCACCGCTTCACCCTGGTCGGACGGCTGCGGCCGGGCGTCTCCATCGAGCGCGCGGCGCGGGAAGCATCGGCCGTGGCGAAGCGGCTGGAGGAGCAGTACCCATCCGAGAACGCCAAGCGCGGCGCCGCGGTCATCCCCCTGCGCGAGGCGATCGTCGCCGATGCGCGGCCGGCGCTGCTGACGCTGTTCGGCGCGGTGCTGCTGGTGCTGCTGATCGGCTGCGCGAACCTGGCGAGCCTCTTCATGGCCCGCGCCCAGTCGCGCGAGCGGGAGATGGCGGTGCGGGCCGCGCTCGGCGCCGGGCGCGCGCGGCTCACCCGCCAGTGGGTCGCGGAGAGCTTCCTCCTCGCGCTGGGCGGCGGCGCGGCGGCGCTGGCGGTGGCGTGGGCGGGGATGCGCACCCTCGTCGCCTTCGTCCCCACCGCCATCCCGCGCGCCGGCGAGATCGCGCTCGACCAGCCCGTCGCCGCCTTTCTGATCGGCGTGATGGCGGTGGCCGCGATCGGCTTCGGCGCGCTGCCGGCGCTCCAGTACCGCGATGCAAGTGTTTCGCTGGGCGCGCTGCGCGAGGGCGGGCGCGGCGCCACCGCCGGCCGCCGCCGGCGCCGCATGCGGCAGGGGCTGGTGGTGGCGGAGGTGGCGCTCGCGACGGTGCTGGCCATCGGCGCGGCGCTCCTGGTGAAGAACCTGTGGCAGCTCGAGCGCGCCCGCCTCCCGCTACGGCCCGATGGCGTGACATTCGTGCAGCTCCAGCTTCCGCAGGGGCGCTACTCCGATCCGGCCAAGGTGCTCGACTTCTTCGACCGGCTGCGGCGCGAGGTCGCGGCGGCCCCGGGGGTGCGCTCGGTGTCGTTCACCTTCGAGCACCCGGTGAGCGAGGGGTGGACCTCCAGCTTCTCGCTCGTGGGGCGCCCGGAGCCGCCGGTGGGGATGTGGCCGGAGTCGCGCATCCGCCCCGTGTCACCCGGCTACTTCCGCACCGTGGGGCTCCCCCTGGTGCGCGGCACCGACGTCTCCGATGCGGACCGCTTCGGCACGCCCGGCTCCGTGGTGGTGAACGAGGCGTTCGTGCGCGAGCACTTCCCCGATGGCGACGCGGTAGGCCAGACCATCAACCGCGGCCAGATGTGGTGGCCGGGGCAGCCGACGCACTTCCGCATCGTGGGCGTGGTGGCCGACGAGCCGTTCCGCGGCGTGGGCCGGCCCGCCGATCCGGCGACGTACTATCCGCAGGCGCAGTTCCCCATGAACGACATGTGGATGGCCGTGCGCGCGGACGGCGACCCGGCCGCAATCGCCCGCATCCTGCGCGAGCGCGTGTGGCGCGTGGACCGCGACCTCCCCGTGGAGCGCGTGCAGACGCTGGACGAGCTGCTCGGCGACGCCGTGGCCGAGCCGCGCTTCAACGCGGCGCTCCTGGCCCTCTTCGCCTGCGCGGCGCTCTGCCTGGCGGCGGTGGGGATCTACGGCGTGCTGTCGTACGGCGTGGAGCAGCGCACCGGCGAGATCGGCGTGCGGATGGCGCTCGGCGCGAGCCGCGGCCGCGTCGTCCGCCAGATCGCCGCCGAGGGCGCGGCGGTGGCGACGGCGGGCGCGGTGCTGGGGCTGGTGGCGGCGTTCGCGCTGGCGGGGGTGCTGCGGTCGCTGCTGGTGGGCACCGAGGCGCAGGACCCCGTCGTCTTCGCGCTCGTCCCCACCCTTCTCGTGGCCGTCGCCATCACCTCCGCCTGGCTCCCCGCGCGCCGCGCCAGCCGCATCGATCCCGCGGGGGCGCTGCGCTGCGAGCGGTAA
- a CDS encoding PadR family transcriptional regulator, translating into MPLRLTRPTATVLLALSRGFRHGFDILDATGLESGTVYPILRRLEDAGCVRSEWEDVERAREEGRPPRRYYELTGTGAGTLREALAKYPEARGTAVPGGLRPRPA; encoded by the coding sequence ATGCCATTACGCCTCACCCGCCCCACCGCCACCGTCCTGCTGGCCCTCTCGCGAGGGTTCCGGCACGGCTTCGACATCCTGGACGCCACGGGGCTGGAGAGCGGGACCGTGTACCCGATCCTGCGCCGGCTGGAGGACGCCGGGTGCGTGAGGTCGGAGTGGGAGGACGTGGAGCGCGCGCGCGAAGAAGGGCGCCCGCCGCGGCGCTACTACGAGCTCACGGGGACGGGCGCGGGCACGCTGCGCGAGGCGCTGGCGAAGTATCCGGAGGCGCGCGGCACCGCGGTGCCCGGCGGTCTGCGGCCGAGGCCGGCCTGA
- a CDS encoding GNAT family N-acetyltransferase, which produces MREIHRLHALPTDALGPLVAASAGEGFLFLERLRREWLEDKKRFDGPGEVLLGAYQGPALVAIGGVTVDPYDDDPAVGRLRHLYVAPEARRQGTGASLVRALEDAARPHFRTLTLRTDTQEAARFYEALGYTRLPPGGTATHRRELASSIVQEREDP; this is translated from the coding sequence ATGAGAGAGATCCACAGGCTCCACGCGCTGCCCACTGATGCACTTGGCCCGCTGGTGGCGGCGAGCGCCGGGGAGGGATTCCTCTTCCTGGAGCGGCTGCGACGCGAGTGGCTGGAGGACAAGAAGCGGTTCGACGGGCCGGGCGAGGTGCTCCTGGGCGCATACCAGGGACCCGCGCTCGTCGCGATTGGCGGGGTGACGGTCGATCCATACGATGACGATCCCGCGGTGGGACGACTGCGGCACCTGTACGTTGCGCCCGAGGCGCGGCGGCAGGGCACGGGCGCGTCGCTGGTGCGCGCGCTCGAGGATGCCGCGCGCCCGCACTTCCGCACCCTGACGCTGCGGACGGACACCCAGGAGGCGGCGCGGTTCTACGAAGCCCTCGGCTACACGCGCCTGCCGCCCGGCGGAACGGCCACGCACCGCCGGGAGCTCGCGAGCTCCATCGTGCAGGAGAGAGAAGATCCTTGA
- a CDS encoding BlaI/MecI/CopY family transcriptional regulator produces MTLPSELLLTARERQIMDVVYRRKRATAAEIQAELPDPPGYSAVRAMLAKLTRKGHLRSEYDGPRYVFLPTVPRDEAQQGALGRLVSTFFGGSPVRAAAALLESAELSAEELAELEELLRNARGGKG; encoded by the coding sequence ATGACCCTGCCCTCGGAACTGCTCCTAACCGCGCGCGAGCGTCAGATCATGGACGTGGTGTACCGGCGCAAGCGGGCGACCGCCGCGGAGATCCAGGCGGAGCTTCCCGATCCGCCGGGATACTCCGCCGTGCGCGCCATGCTCGCCAAGCTCACCCGAAAGGGCCACCTGCGCAGCGAGTACGACGGCCCGCGCTACGTGTTCCTCCCCACCGTGCCGCGCGACGAGGCGCAGCAGGGGGCGCTCGGACGGCTGGTGAGCACCTTCTTTGGCGGGTCGCCGGTACGCGCGGCGGCGGCGCTGCTGGAATCCGCGGAGTTGTCCGCCGAGGAGCTGGCGGAGCTGGAGGAGCTGCTCAGGAACGCGCGCGGAGGAAAGGGATGA